In one Thermincola ferriacetica genomic region, the following are encoded:
- a CDS encoding CGGC domain-containing protein — translation MKWTEEALREMEKVPGFVRKMAKSAVEKLAREKNIDEITVDLVQETKDRYFSMVSGKNKEEKKTTKVAVVRCNIVSEVCPGVGCLKAFNNRKVHFEQYGPDTELIGFFTCGGCSGRRVSRLVEKLKNYDLDVLHLSSCMCMDLEDYQKCPFKNQIKKVVEAKGVKVVEGTHH, via the coding sequence ATGAAATGGACAGAAGAAGCTTTGCGTGAGATGGAAAAGGTGCCCGGTTTCGTCAGGAAAATGGCCAAAAGCGCAGTGGAAAAACTGGCCAGGGAAAAAAATATTGATGAAATAACTGTAGATTTGGTACAGGAGACAAAAGACAGGTACTTTTCCATGGTTTCCGGCAAGAACAAAGAAGAGAAGAAGACTACCAAAGTGGCGGTGGTCCGCTGCAACATTGTCTCTGAAGTGTGTCCCGGCGTGGGCTGCCTGAAAGCCTTTAATAACCGAAAAGTACATTTCGAACAGTACGGCCCTGACACCGAACTTATTGGCTTCTTTACCTGCGGGGGTTGCAGTGGGCGCCGGGTTTCCAGACTGGTAGAAAAACTGAAGAATTATGACCTGGATGTTCTGCATTTGAGTTCCTGCATGTGTATGGATTTGGAGGACTACCAGAAATGCCCTTTTAAAAACCAAATTAAAAAAGTAGTTGAAGCCAAAGGGGTTAAAGTGGTAGAAGGGACCCATCATTGA
- a CDS encoding aldehyde ferredoxin oxidoreductase family protein produces MKIYRVNMTNQTVTVEDVPAEWKGLGGRALTSAIVGKEVEPTCHPLGKNNKLVIAPGLLSGTAAPNSGRLSVGAKSPLTGGIKESNAGGTAAQKLARLGIKALIIEGQPEGDKFYSIHVDKNGCRVQEENELVGKGNYEVVARLTEKFGSKIGVLTIGQAGETRMAAANISVKDPDGNLRSAGRGGLGAVMGAKKVKYITIDDAGAPGVAIADQEKFKEAARRLAKGLREHPVTGQGLPTYGTNVLVNIINEAGGLPTQNFRLGRYEHANKISGETMHDIIVSRNGKPTHGCHAGCVIRCSQIYNDKDGNYLTAGFEYETIWGFGAHCCIDDLDIIAQADRICDDIGIDSIETAVTMGVAMEGGVIPFGDGPGMLNLLKEIEKSTYLGRILGNGAAFTGKALGVTRVPVVKGQAMPAYDPRAVKGIGLTYATSPMGADHTAGYSVATNVLKVGGEVNPLGKEGNIELSRNLQIATAALDSAGLCLFVAFCILDNADAFQAIVDMINAQYGLNLTNDDITELGKSVLRTERAFNEAAGFTREHDRLPEFFREECPPHNTTWDFTGEEIDTLYNF; encoded by the coding sequence ATGAAAATTTATCGTGTAAACATGACGAACCAGACAGTTACCGTGGAAGATGTCCCCGCTGAATGGAAGGGGTTGGGCGGAAGGGCCTTGACCTCGGCGATTGTGGGTAAAGAAGTGGAACCAACTTGTCATCCCTTAGGCAAAAACAACAAACTGGTAATTGCGCCCGGGTTGCTGAGTGGCACGGCTGCTCCCAATTCAGGGCGGTTGTCTGTAGGCGCCAAGAGCCCGCTTACAGGTGGGATTAAGGAGAGCAATGCCGGTGGCACTGCCGCCCAAAAGCTGGCCAGGCTGGGCATAAAGGCGCTGATTATTGAGGGACAGCCGGAAGGGGATAAATTTTACAGCATTCATGTTGATAAAAATGGCTGCCGGGTGCAGGAAGAAAACGAACTGGTGGGCAAGGGAAATTACGAAGTAGTTGCCCGATTGACGGAGAAATTTGGCAGCAAGATCGGAGTTTTAACTATCGGCCAGGCCGGAGAAACCCGTATGGCGGCAGCCAATATTTCGGTGAAAGACCCCGACGGCAATCTGCGCAGCGCCGGACGTGGCGGTCTGGGGGCGGTAATGGGTGCAAAAAAGGTTAAATATATTACCATAGACGATGCCGGCGCTCCGGGCGTTGCTATTGCGGACCAGGAAAAGTTTAAAGAGGCTGCCCGCAGGCTGGCCAAGGGGTTGCGGGAACATCCCGTCACGGGCCAGGGATTGCCCACCTATGGTACAAATGTGTTAGTCAATATAATCAATGAAGCCGGCGGGTTACCGACGCAAAATTTCCGTTTGGGCCGTTACGAACATGCTAATAAAATAAGCGGTGAAACAATGCATGATATAATTGTCAGCAGAAACGGAAAACCCACCCATGGCTGTCATGCCGGTTGTGTAATCCGTTGTTCGCAGATATATAATGATAAAGACGGAAATTACCTGACGGCTGGTTTTGAGTACGAGACCATCTGGGGATTTGGAGCTCACTGTTGCATAGATGACCTGGACATTATCGCCCAGGCCGACCGCATTTGCGACGATATTGGCATTGATTCCATAGAAACCGCTGTAACTATGGGTGTTGCTATGGAAGGAGGGGTAATCCCCTTCGGCGATGGACCGGGGATGTTGAACTTATTGAAGGAAATCGAAAAAAGTACTTACCTTGGCCGCATCCTTGGCAATGGCGCTGCCTTCACGGGCAAGGCCCTGGGCGTTACAAGGGTTCCCGTGGTCAAAGGGCAGGCTATGCCCGCGTATGACCCCCGGGCCGTTAAAGGAATCGGCTTGACCTACGCTACTTCGCCGATGGGAGCTGACCATACAGCCGGTTATTCTGTGGCCACCAATGTTTTAAAAGTGGGTGGAGAGGTAAATCCACTGGGGAAAGAAGGCAACATAGAGTTGTCCAGAAACCTGCAAATCGCCACCGCAGCACTGGACAGCGCAGGGCTTTGCCTGTTTGTGGCTTTTTGTATCCTGGATAACGCCGATGCTTTTCAGGCTATCGTAGACATGATTAATGCCCAGTACGGTTTGAACCTTACGAATGACGATATCACCGAATTAGGTAAGTCTGTGCTACGGACTGAACGCGCATTCAATGAGGCGGCCGGGTTTACCAGGGAACATGACCGGTTACCCGAGTTTTTCCGGGAAGAATGCCCGCCGCATAATACTACATGGGACTTTACCGGCGAAGAAATTGACACTCTTTATAACTTTTAA
- a CDS encoding 4Fe-4S dicluster domain-containing protein yields MAEAKILKAPGMAKCIGCYSCMLACARVIHNDYSPRRSAIQIRSTGGLQSSFLAVICRGCLKPACAEACPAEALVERPGGGVIFKKDLCTGCRKCVAACSVEAIFFDEDEKKPIVCIQCGTCTRYCPHQVITMEVRND; encoded by the coding sequence GTGGCAGAAGCAAAAATCCTGAAAGCTCCGGGTATGGCCAAGTGTATAGGCTGTTATTCCTGCATGCTGGCTTGCGCCAGGGTCATACACAATGACTATTCGCCGAGACGCAGTGCCATTCAGATCAGATCGACAGGCGGTCTGCAAAGCAGTTTCCTGGCGGTTATCTGCCGGGGATGTCTGAAACCTGCCTGTGCGGAAGCCTGCCCGGCGGAGGCCTTGGTAGAAAGACCGGGAGGCGGGGTAATTTTCAAAAAAGACCTTTGCACTGGCTGCCGCAAGTGCGTGGCAGCCTGTAGTGTTGAGGCCATCTTCTTTGATGAAGATGAAAAAAAGCCCATCGTATGTATTCAGTGTGGCACCTGTACCCGTTATTGCCCACACCAAGTAATCACTATGGAGGTTCGAAATGATTAA
- a CDS encoding aldehyde ferredoxin oxidoreductase family protein produces the protein MINANGIRVLEIDLNKQKIKAHNRKDLLAYLGGVGVATKLLDEYIMPEKDALDGDQPIVFAIGPMETIFPVVTKVVAMFRSPLTGELGESYAGLRLGLAMRFTGYDAIVVKGKATKPTYLVITADGVEFKNAEPLWGLTVEETGRILRRRETGSGLRSCIRIGRAGEKLISFAGVNVDTYRHFGRLGLGAVFGSKNLKAMVVKGEEGLAITDKKEYQRVYKEIYQRVVETEVMDKYHGLGTAVNVLPLNAMNGLPTKNLQAGSFAGAEEISGEAFAKHSLVRKLACSGCPIGCIHIAQVRRQFGDHYEYYTTPISYDHELVFALGSFLGIDNRDQLLELIEKTELYGLDSISTGVLLGWLTEAFEKQLVREEMIGCRPAFGNASVYREIIDRLVAMDSDFYRDLARGTWYAAAKYGGCDFAMCLGGHEMAGYHTGHAFIFGQAVGARHSHLDNAGYSIDQKLQGWDPEQVVDKIINEEIERNILNSLVICLFARNVYDRRTVVSALRAIGLDWNEESLGELGKKVFRLKRDLKEKLGYRLENICFPQRYFETKSFTGFVEEEKIKQLMDIYKSRYYTV, from the coding sequence ATGATTAATGCGAACGGTATCAGGGTATTAGAGATTGACCTGAACAAGCAAAAGATAAAGGCGCATAATCGCAAAGATTTACTGGCTTATCTTGGCGGGGTAGGTGTGGCCACAAAATTACTGGACGAATATATAATGCCGGAGAAGGATGCCTTGGACGGTGACCAACCTATTGTCTTCGCCATAGGACCTATGGAAACGATTTTTCCTGTGGTGACCAAGGTAGTGGCCATGTTTCGTTCTCCTTTAACGGGGGAGCTGGGTGAAAGTTATGCAGGGCTGCGGCTGGGACTGGCCATGCGTTTTACCGGGTATGATGCTATAGTTGTGAAGGGAAAAGCCACTAAGCCAACTTATCTGGTAATTACTGCTGACGGAGTGGAGTTTAAGAACGCAGAACCTTTGTGGGGGCTGACTGTTGAGGAGACAGGCCGGATTCTGCGCAGGAGAGAGACCGGTTCCGGGCTGCGCAGTTGTATTCGCATCGGTCGCGCCGGGGAAAAGTTAATTTCTTTTGCCGGTGTAAACGTGGATACATACCGGCATTTTGGCCGCCTGGGACTGGGCGCCGTTTTTGGCAGCAAGAATTTAAAAGCTATGGTAGTAAAAGGGGAAGAGGGGCTGGCTATTACTGATAAAAAGGAATACCAGCGGGTTTACAAGGAAATATACCAGAGGGTTGTAGAAACGGAAGTGATGGATAAGTATCATGGGCTGGGAACGGCTGTAAATGTCCTGCCTTTAAATGCCATGAACGGTTTGCCTACCAAGAACCTGCAGGCCGGGAGCTTTGCGGGGGCAGAGGAGATCAGCGGCGAGGCTTTTGCCAAGCACAGTCTGGTCAGGAAACTGGCTTGCTCCGGGTGTCCCATTGGCTGTATTCACATTGCCCAGGTCAGGCGCCAGTTCGGAGACCATTACGAATACTATACAACTCCTATCTCTTACGATCATGAGCTGGTTTTTGCCCTGGGTTCGTTCCTTGGTATTGACAACAGAGACCAATTGTTGGAGTTGATTGAAAAGACAGAGCTTTACGGCCTGGACAGTATTTCAACGGGGGTACTGCTGGGCTGGCTGACGGAGGCTTTTGAAAAGCAACTGGTTAGGGAAGAAATGATCGGCTGTCGGCCTGCCTTTGGCAATGCCTCTGTCTACAGAGAGATAATTGACCGGCTGGTGGCTATGGATTCGGATTTTTACAGGGACCTGGCGAGGGGGACATGGTACGCCGCCGCCAAATACGGTGGCTGTGATTTTGCCATGTGCCTCGGTGGTCATGAAATGGCCGGATATCACACCGGACACGCTTTTATATTTGGGCAGGCCGTTGGGGCAAGGCACTCTCACCTGGATAATGCCGGTTACTCGATAGACCAGAAGCTGCAGGGGTGGGACCCTGAGCAGGTGGTTGACAAAATTATTAACGAGGAAATTGAGCGAAACATACTAAACTCCCTTGTCATCTGCCTGTTTGCCCGGAACGTGTATGACAGGCGAACGGTGGTTTCGGCGTTAAGAGCTATTGGCCTGGACTGGAATGAAGAAAGTTTAGGTGAACTCGGAAAGAAAGTTTTCCGATTAAAACGCGATTTAAAGGAAAAACTGGGTTACCGCCTGGAAAATATTTGTTTTCCGCAGCGGTATTTTGAAACCAAAAGCTTTACCGGTTTTGTGGAAGAAGAAAAAATTAAGCAGCTTATGGACATTTATAAGTCCAGGTATTATACGGTTTAA
- a CDS encoding DUF1858 domain-containing protein, which translates to MQITRNMTVGEVLKLNPKTADVFRAMGMQCLGCPSATAETVAGAARTHGIDETELLTRLNSAGFGEASEEAKALAQPKGAVLQRDKKTYAIVPHIPGGITNPATLRKIADVAEKYGAEVIKVTSAQRLAIVGLKHEDVEKAWNDLGMDPGHAVGLCVRSVKICPATTFCKRGQQDAVGLGLELDKKYHGMELPGKFKMAVSGCQNSCSEPAVRDIGIMGTSKGYVVMVGGNAGVKPRLGDRIADQLEPDQVLELVDKIINWYKGNARHNERLGELIDRVGLDTFKQAVLGPEAATAVAPNRGI; encoded by the coding sequence ATGCAGATAACCAGAAATATGACGGTAGGCGAAGTATTGAAATTAAACCCCAAAACGGCCGATGTATTTCGGGCCATGGGCATGCAATGTCTGGGATGTCCGTCTGCCACGGCGGAAACCGTTGCCGGAGCGGCCAGGACCCATGGTATAGACGAGACAGAACTGTTGACCCGACTGAACAGCGCCGGGTTCGGTGAGGCCAGCGAAGAAGCGAAGGCTTTGGCTCAACCCAAAGGGGCAGTACTGCAGAGAGACAAAAAAACCTACGCCATTGTTCCCCATATACCGGGCGGTATAACCAATCCGGCAACCCTGAGAAAAATTGCCGATGTGGCGGAGAAATATGGTGCGGAAGTGATCAAGGTTACTTCTGCGCAACGATTGGCCATTGTAGGTCTGAAGCATGAAGATGTTGAGAAAGCCTGGAATGACCTGGGCATGGATCCAGGACATGCTGTCGGGCTCTGTGTCAGGAGCGTAAAAATCTGCCCGGCCACCACATTCTGCAAGCGCGGCCAGCAGGATGCCGTAGGGCTGGGGCTGGAATTGGATAAAAAATATCACGGCATGGAATTACCAGGCAAATTCAAGATGGCTGTTTCCGGCTGCCAGAACTCCTGTTCAGAACCGGCGGTAAGGGACATAGGCATAATGGGAACATCTAAAGGTTATGTTGTAATGGTAGGCGGTAACGCCGGCGTTAAACCCCGGTTGGGGGACAGGATTGCTGACCAGCTTGAACCCGACCAGGTTTTAGAGCTGGTTGATAAAATTATTAATTGGTACAAGGGAAATGCCAGGCATAATGAACGCCTGGGAGAACTTATTGACCGGGTGGGGCTGGATACCTTTAAGCAGGCTGTGCTTGGCCCAGAGGCTGCGACTGCTGTAGCCCCGAATCGCGGTATATGA
- a CDS encoding ATP-binding protein gives MAPKINVEECIGCGTCADVCPQGVWRVEDGKAVQVHPEACIECGACVDSCPVQCLSLD, from the coding sequence ATGGCACCAAAAATAAACGTAGAAGAATGTATAGGGTGCGGAACCTGTGCCGATGTCTGTCCGCAGGGCGTCTGGCGGGTTGAGGACGGTAAGGCAGTGCAAGTCCACCCTGAGGCCTGCATAGAGTGTGGGGCCTGTGTGGATAGCTGCCCCGTCCAGTGTCTGTCCCTTGATTAA
- a CDS encoding sigma-54-dependent Fis family transcriptional regulator — translation MGNNEAGLWNTFMETGEIPVQVDPIIKRSWERCRKYEVNHHKVEKNELLSPARLRETIQENRQLVEVATPIMEDLFMCLRGLGFMVILADARGYLLKCFTDDDFSSHARKVMLCEGANWSERFKGTNAIGTSLAENQPVTVFATEHYVRENHILACAAVPIKGPGGKTLGTLDVTGESGKGSDRVFCMVKMAAQNIEREMRLLDIQTRFNLNRAKYEGLMELMREGAVMIDEDGIVREMNQSACKILGLKKEECLGENIEELFNLNNLWVIESATSHTRELTVSTKNGSTLVNTRTKRIYGPDGSPQGMVAIVNPEDKSASEVTGKKSGRGLPERGNVVRYTFDQIIGQSKYLQQVISICKRVAKNDSTVLLQGETGTGKEMLAQAIHQESSRRNGPFVAVNCAAIPPELVESELFGYEEGAFTGARKGGKPGKFELADKGTIFLDEIGDMPLQAQVSLLRALQEKQFFRVGGQESKTVDARVIVATHRNLAQMVEEGAFRQDLYFRLNVVNIFIPPLRARKDDIPLLVNAFLDKYRAKVGRPELKLLPETLEILQGYSWPGNIRELENVIEGLVNVVEGEEITPRDLPENIRNRQKEKAAAAKTGTLQELEKEAIKKAIVDCGGSISAAAARLNIGRSTIYRKIREYNIDIKALIG, via the coding sequence ATGGGGAATAATGAAGCGGGTCTGTGGAACACCTTTATGGAAACAGGGGAAATCCCGGTCCAGGTGGATCCTATTATAAAGCGTTCATGGGAGCGATGCCGCAAATACGAGGTTAACCACCATAAAGTGGAAAAAAACGAGCTCTTGAGTCCGGCCCGATTGCGGGAAACTATTCAGGAAAACCGGCAGTTGGTAGAGGTAGCCACCCCTATTATGGAAGACCTGTTTATGTGCTTGCGGGGTTTGGGTTTTATGGTGATTTTGGCCGATGCCAGAGGTTACCTTTTGAAGTGTTTCACTGACGATGATTTTTCCAGTCATGCCAGGAAAGTTATGCTGTGCGAAGGAGCCAACTGGTCTGAACGTTTCAAGGGGACCAATGCTATCGGAACTTCGCTGGCAGAAAACCAACCGGTAACGGTTTTTGCTACGGAGCATTATGTCAGGGAAAACCATATTTTGGCTTGTGCCGCTGTACCAATAAAAGGCCCTGGGGGCAAAACGCTTGGGACACTTGATGTAACCGGTGAAAGCGGAAAAGGCAGTGACCGGGTGTTTTGCATGGTTAAAATGGCTGCCCAGAACATTGAACGGGAAATGCGGTTGCTTGATATACAGACCAGGTTTAATCTGAACAGGGCGAAATACGAAGGCCTTATGGAATTGATGCGGGAAGGCGCGGTCATGATTGACGAAGACGGAATTGTGCGGGAAATGAACCAGTCTGCCTGCAAGATTCTGGGCCTTAAAAAGGAAGAATGCCTGGGAGAGAACATCGAGGAATTATTTAATCTGAATAACTTGTGGGTGATAGAAAGCGCCACTTCCCATACCAGGGAACTGACTGTAAGCACAAAAAACGGTTCCACACTGGTCAATACCAGAACTAAACGCATATACGGCCCGGACGGCAGCCCCCAGGGAATGGTGGCTATTGTTAACCCGGAAGACAAAAGCGCTTCGGAGGTAACAGGTAAAAAGTCCGGAAGAGGTTTACCTGAACGGGGAAACGTGGTGCGCTATACCTTTGACCAGATTATCGGTCAAAGCAAATACCTGCAACAGGTGATTTCTATATGCAAAAGGGTAGCCAAGAATGACTCAACCGTTTTACTGCAGGGTGAAACAGGGACAGGCAAGGAAATGCTGGCTCAGGCCATTCACCAGGAAAGTTCCCGCCGGAACGGGCCTTTTGTAGCTGTGAATTGTGCTGCTATTCCGCCCGAACTGGTGGAAAGTGAGTTGTTTGGTTACGAGGAAGGTGCTTTTACAGGGGCGCGCAAAGGCGGAAAACCCGGTAAATTTGAATTGGCTGATAAGGGGACAATTTTTCTTGACGAGATAGGGGATATGCCTTTGCAGGCCCAGGTCAGTTTATTGAGAGCGCTGCAGGAGAAGCAGTTTTTCCGGGTTGGCGGGCAGGAAAGCAAGACAGTTGATGCAAGGGTTATCGTGGCTACGCACCGCAACCTGGCCCAAATGGTTGAAGAGGGCGCTTTCCGTCAGGATTTATATTTCAGATTGAATGTTGTCAACATTTTTATTCCTCCCCTGCGTGCGAGAAAAGACGATATCCCGCTGCTGGTAAACGCATTTTTGGATAAATACAGGGCAAAAGTCGGTAGACCTGAATTAAAATTGTTGCCGGAAACCCTGGAAATATTGCAGGGATACAGTTGGCCGGGGAATATAAGGGAATTGGAAAACGTAATTGAGGGTTTGGTGAATGTCGTTGAAGGTGAAGAAATAACGCCCCGGGATTTGCCCGAAAATATCAGGAACAGGCAGAAAGAAAAGGCCGCTGCCGCAAAGACGGGAACCCTGCAGGAATTGGAAAAGGAAGCCATTAAAAAGGCTATTGTTGATTGCGGCGGCAGTATCAGCGCAGCCGCGGCCCGGTTAAATATAGGGAGAAGCACGATTTACCGCAAAATCAGGGAATATAATATTGATATAAAAGCATTGATTGGATAA
- a CDS encoding class I SAM-dependent methyltransferase, translating to MYNEGRTGFSEVRRRTVVFMQPEDNINIFEVFGFYYDKMIDWETRLRNEGPFFKETVSARGVSRVLDVGCGTGRHAIMFAQWGLDVTAIDPSGEMIEKAGENAKIASAVVKLYQMGADGLGQLNQKFDMVTCLGNSLAHIREKEVLVATIQEFYDCLENNGILIIQMRNYDKVFLNRERYMPLNVYRDHREEVLFLRMTDLISDEQVQFNILVFQREKAGEWKFHVLSEPLTPWRRHDLLAVMAEVGFKNIETYGNYKKRAWSKEESNDLIIIAEKS from the coding sequence TTGTACAATGAAGGCAGGACCGGTTTCAGTGAGGTCAGGAGAAGGACGGTGGTTTTCATGCAGCCGGAGGATAACATCAATATTTTTGAGGTTTTTGGTTTTTATTATGATAAAATGATTGATTGGGAAACGAGACTCCGGAATGAAGGGCCTTTTTTTAAAGAAACTGTTTCCGCCAGAGGTGTAAGCAGGGTTTTGGATGTAGGCTGCGGCACCGGCAGACACGCTATCATGTTTGCTCAATGGGGGCTGGATGTTACAGCGATAGACCCCAGCGGGGAAATGATTGAAAAAGCCGGGGAAAATGCCAAAATTGCCAGTGCTGTGGTGAAATTGTACCAAATGGGGGCGGACGGCCTTGGACAATTGAATCAGAAGTTTGATATGGTTACCTGCCTGGGCAATTCACTGGCCCATATCAGGGAAAAGGAAGTTTTGGTTGCAACCATCCAGGAGTTTTATGATTGTCTAGAGAATAACGGAATCCTTATAATTCAAATGAGAAATTACGATAAAGTTTTTTTAAACAGAGAAAGGTACATGCCCCTGAATGTTTACCGCGACCACCGGGAAGAAGTCCTGTTTCTCAGGATGACGGATCTGATAAGCGATGAACAGGTACAGTTTAACATCCTTGTTTTTCAACGGGAGAAGGCTGGAGAATGGAAGTTCCACGTACTGTCAGAGCCATTGACCCCGTGGCGGCGGCACGATTTGCTGGCAGTTATGGCTGAGGTGGGCTTTAAAAATATAGAGACTTACGGAAATTATAAAAAGAGGGCGTGGTCCAAAGAAGAGTCCAATGACCTGATTATAATAGCGGAAAAATCATAA